From the Labilibaculum sp. DW002 genome, one window contains:
- a CDS encoding mannose-1-phosphate guanylyltransferase gives MDKNNYCVIMAGGVGSRFWPLSKKQQPKQFLDILGTGKTLIQLTFERFASICPVENFFVVTNAKYKDLVLQQLPQIKENQVLLEPLRRNTAPCIAYANFKIQKRNSEASIIVTPADHLILNETKFLDVLGKGIKFVEDGNQLLTLGIQPSRPETGYGYIQVSNKAVTNNSDIYPVKTFTEKPHLDLAKIFHESGEFYWNSGIFVWKLKDIQEAFSRYLPDVKALFEDGIDSLDTEGEQAFIDQIYPECQNISIDYGILEKSENVFVYCSEFGWSDLGTWGSLYEHSSKDNNDNAVQGENVMMYESKDCLVNVPDDKLVVVQGLKDYIVVETDKTLLICRKRDEQELRKIVNDVKITKGEKFV, from the coding sequence ATGGATAAAAATAACTATTGTGTGATTATGGCTGGTGGCGTTGGTTCACGATTTTGGCCTTTAAGTAAAAAACAACAACCAAAACAATTTCTTGATATTCTTGGTACTGGTAAAACGCTTATTCAATTGACCTTTGAGCGATTTGCATCCATTTGTCCAGTTGAGAATTTTTTCGTTGTAACAAATGCGAAATACAAGGATTTGGTGCTTCAGCAACTTCCCCAAATAAAGGAAAATCAAGTATTATTAGAACCCCTAAGAAGAAATACAGCTCCATGTATTGCTTATGCAAATTTTAAAATTCAGAAAAGAAATTCTGAAGCTTCCATAATTGTTACTCCTGCAGACCATTTGATCTTAAACGAAACAAAGTTTTTAGATGTATTGGGTAAAGGAATCAAGTTTGTAGAGGATGGAAATCAATTATTGACATTAGGTATTCAGCCTTCTAGGCCAGAAACCGGTTATGGTTACATTCAGGTTTCGAATAAAGCAGTTACGAACAATTCAGATATTTATCCTGTTAAAACTTTTACAGAAAAGCCACATCTCGATTTGGCGAAAATTTTTCACGAATCAGGCGAGTTTTACTGGAACTCGGGAATATTTGTGTGGAAACTAAAAGATATTCAAGAGGCTTTTAGTAGGTATTTACCAGATGTAAAAGCATTGTTCGAGGATGGTATAGATAGCTTGGATACAGAAGGAGAGCAGGCATTCATTGATCAGATTTATCCTGAATGTCAAAACATATCCATTGATTATGGAATTTTAGAGAAATCGGAAAATGTTTTTGTCTACTGTTCTGAATTTGGTTGGTCCGATTTGGGAACCTGGGGCTCACTTTACGAACATTCTTCCAAAGATAATAATGATAATGCTGTTCAAGGTGAGAATGTAATGATGTATGAATCTAAAGATTGCCTTGTAAACGTGCCTGATGATAAATTAGTAGTGGTGCAAGGTCTAAAAGACTATATCGTTGTAGAAACGGATAAAACCTTGCTTATTTGCAGGAAAAGAGATGAACAAGAACTTCGAAAAATTGTTAATGACGTTAAAATTACAAAAGGAGAAAAGTTTGTATAA
- the gldN gene encoding gliding motility protein GldN, which translates to MKRSLLLLIGLVLICASYAGAQTNATSVYTKDHIKNRKPIPYSNIRESDVMWSKLVWRFVDLREKMNLPMYYPTTPEDDRYSLIDLLMYGIENEGLTAYETNDDEFKVPMTIDQIRTKFDAQNDTIMQRNRLTGELEEKILPGEMHTDDVKRYMVKEQWFFDKQTSTLQVRIIGICPIREYIKDGDSELDGIQQKQLFWIYFPEARPLLASHEVFNPYNDAARYSFDDLFLKRRFSSFISQISNVHNNRTISEYTVGLNSMLEAEKIKNDIFTFEHDLWEF; encoded by the coding sequence ATGAAAAGAAGCTTATTACTACTCATTGGTCTTGTTTTGATTTGTGCCTCATATGCAGGAGCACAAACTAATGCAACTAGCGTATACACAAAAGATCATATCAAAAACAGAAAGCCAATTCCATATTCTAACATTCGTGAATCGGATGTAATGTGGTCTAAATTGGTGTGGAGATTTGTCGACTTAAGAGAAAAAATGAATCTTCCAATGTATTATCCAACTACACCGGAAGATGATCGTTATAGTTTAATCGATTTGTTAATGTACGGAATCGAAAACGAAGGTCTAACAGCCTATGAAACTAATGATGATGAATTTAAAGTTCCAATGACTATTGATCAGATTCGCACTAAATTTGATGCTCAAAATGACACCATCATGCAGCGAAATAGATTAACTGGTGAGTTAGAAGAAAAAATTCTACCTGGTGAAATGCATACTGATGATGTGAAAAGATACATGGTTAAGGAACAATGGTTCTTCGATAAGCAAACATCAACTTTACAAGTTCGAATTATTGGAATCTGCCCTATTCGCGAATACATTAAAGATGGTGATTCTGAATTAGATGGAATTCAGCAAAAGCAATTATTCTGGATTTATTTCCCTGAAGCAAGACCTTTGCTTGCATCGCACGAAGTATTTAATCCATATAATGATGCTGCACGCTACTCATTTGATGATCTATTTTTGAAAAGACGTTTTTCAAGCTTTATTTCACAAATTTCAAACGTTCATAACAATCGTACAATTAGTGAATATACAGTTGGCTTGAACTCTATGCTAGAAGCTGAAAAAATTAAAAATGATATTTTCACATTTGAACATGACCTTTGGGAGTTCTAA
- the gldM gene encoding gliding motility protein GldM has translation MGASNCKETPRQKMIGMMYLFLTAMLAINVSNEVLDAFTIIDNGLAKTVRTFEEKNQTKYDAFRIALEANPAKVQEAWNLADSIRVKSDELTIFISELKERIVKRADGEDYDMANISSKDNLDVPPEIMIVGGQGKKLKEFIQSYRELMLRHVEDSTLRHAIEKTLNTEKPAKNKKGDPNYSWESKQFSHTPLIGAVTLLSKIQTDIRSTESDVVSYLFNQIEAESFKFNKLRAEVFAPSSYILKGDKYEAQVFLAAIDTTQNPKIVIDRRGPISDFEDGRGIYEAKADKVGEMKWGGIITYRSPSGIEKDYPFESTYIVAEPNVVVSATKMNVFYVGVDNPVSVSAPGFSSDRVRATMTNGKLIKKGNSYIAKPTVAFRDALVSVEAQFEDGWRPLRKVKFRVKPIPDPIAKVADLSGGKIKKNLLLAQTGVDAVMDQFDFDLTFKITGFTVSTIVKGFTVDQSSRSDVFTPEQIRMFRNLKRNQKLYIEDIKAVGPDKVTRNLPTISFRIQ, from the coding sequence ATGGGAGCATCGAATTGTAAAGAAACACCAAGGCAGAAAATGATCGGAATGATGTATTTATTCCTGACAGCAATGTTGGCAATAAATGTATCAAATGAGGTATTGGATGCTTTTACTATTATCGATAATGGTTTAGCAAAAACTGTTCGAACTTTTGAAGAGAAGAACCAAACCAAATATGATGCCTTCAGAATTGCATTAGAAGCAAATCCAGCAAAAGTACAGGAAGCTTGGAATCTAGCAGATAGTATTCGAGTGAAGTCTGATGAATTAACCATTTTTATATCTGAATTAAAAGAACGTATTGTAAAGCGAGCTGATGGTGAAGACTATGATATGGCGAACATCAGCAGTAAAGATAATCTTGATGTTCCTCCTGAAATAATGATCGTTGGTGGACAAGGCAAAAAATTAAAAGAATTTATTCAATCGTATCGTGAATTGATGTTGCGTCATGTTGAAGATTCAACTCTTCGTCATGCAATAGAGAAAACTTTGAATACAGAAAAGCCTGCAAAAAATAAAAAAGGTGATCCTAATTATTCGTGGGAATCAAAACAGTTTTCTCACACTCCATTAATTGGTGCTGTAACTCTTTTATCTAAGATTCAAACAGACATTCGAAGTACCGAATCTGATGTGGTAAGTTATTTATTTAACCAAATTGAAGCAGAATCTTTTAAGTTCAATAAATTAAGAGCTGAGGTTTTCGCACCATCAAGTTATATTTTAAAGGGTGATAAATACGAAGCTCAAGTATTTTTAGCAGCTATTGATACAACACAAAATCCTAAAATTGTTATAGACCGTAGAGGACCAATTTCAGATTTTGAAGATGGAAGAGGAATTTACGAAGCAAAAGCTGATAAAGTAGGTGAAATGAAATGGGGTGGAATTATTACCTACAGAAGTCCATCTGGTATTGAAAAGGATTATCCGTTTGAGTCTACTTATATTGTAGCAGAACCAAATGTGGTAGTATCTGCAACAAAAATGAATGTTTTCTACGTAGGTGTTGATAATCCTGTAAGCGTTTCAGCTCCTGGATTTTCTTCCGATAGAGTTCGTGCAACGATGACGAATGGAAAGCTAATAAAAAAAGGGAATAGCTATATTGCTAAACCAACAGTTGCCTTTAGAGATGCACTAGTTAGCGTTGAAGCTCAATTTGAGGATGGTTGGCGACCTTTACGTAAGGTTAAATTTAGAGTGAAACCAATTCCAGATCCTATCGCTAAAGTTGCTGATTTAAGCGGCGGAAAAATAAAGAAAAACTTACTTTTAGCTCAAACTGGAGTTGATGCAGTTATGGATCAGTTTGATTTTGATTTAACTTTTAAAATTACTGGCTTTACCGTTTCAACCATTGTTAAAGGCTTTACGGTTGATCAATCATCTCGTTCTGACGTATTTACTCCAGAACAAATTAGGATGTTTAGAAATTTAAAAAGAAATCAGAAATTATATATTGAAGATATTAAGGCTGTTGGTCCTGATAAAGTGACTAGAAACTTGCCTACAATTTCATTTAGAATTCAGTAA
- the gldL gene encoding gliding motility protein GldL, with product MNITELVESPRWKRFMGYVYGWGASVVLIGALFKIQHYPYAGELLTVGMTVEAIIFFFSAFEPPHEQPDWSLVYPELIGLEPRERAGGGVQVEGLEQLQSLLEKMSVEPDKISNLSQGLAKLTNAADNLSNLSEAAVVTNGYIQSLQSASESVGQFSNKYAESTQELAESAQKLSNSYQETANTVATSSQGFASKVDESGNKLIESYQNIDKSLQTDFGKISENSSSFNGSMESLNNNLSSLNAVYELQLKQGNEQMNNSKTVHEDLDKVLETLTATLQNAQAYKKETEQLNENLAALNTIYGNMLSAMDVKKKN from the coding sequence ATGAATATTACCGAATTAGTTGAATCACCAAGGTGGAAAAGATTTATGGGCTACGTGTACGGTTGGGGTGCTTCCGTAGTTTTGATTGGAGCACTATTTAAAATTCAGCATTATCCATACGCTGGAGAACTTCTTACTGTCGGTATGACTGTAGAAGCTATCATCTTTTTCTTCTCGGCATTTGAGCCTCCACACGAACAACCAGACTGGAGCTTGGTGTATCCCGAACTAATTGGTCTAGAACCAAGAGAAAGAGCTGGTGGAGGTGTACAAGTTGAAGGATTAGAGCAACTACAATCTTTATTAGAAAAGATGAGTGTTGAGCCTGATAAGATTTCAAATTTAAGTCAGGGGCTAGCAAAACTAACCAATGCTGCCGACAATCTTTCTAATCTTTCTGAAGCAGCAGTTGTGACTAACGGATACATTCAAAGCCTGCAAAGTGCTTCTGAATCTGTTGGACAATTCTCTAACAAATATGCAGAGTCTACTCAAGAATTAGCAGAATCAGCTCAAAAGCTTAGCAATTCTTACCAAGAAACTGCTAACACAGTAGCTACTTCAAGTCAAGGTTTTGCAAGTAAAGTGGACGAGTCTGGAAATAAATTAATTGAATCGTACCAAAATATTGACAAATCCTTACAAACTGATTTTGGTAAAATTTCTGAAAATAGCAGCTCTTTCAATGGTTCTATGGAATCATTAAATAACAACCTTTCTTCTTTGAATGCAGTTTATGAATTGCAATTGAAACAAGGAAATGAGCAAATGAACAATTCTAAAACTGTTCACGAAGATTTAGATAAGGTATTGGAAACGCTTACCGCAACATTGCAAAACGCACAAGCTTACAAGAAAGAGACAGAACAGTTAAACGAAAACCTTGCGGCATTAAATACCATTTATGGTAATATGCTAAGCGCGATGGATGTAAAGAAGAAAAATTAA
- a CDS encoding SUMF1/EgtB/PvdO family nonheme iron enzyme, producing the protein MNKLLTTLCVIVLLFLSSCGKNTGNGELIGAGQRGKWFEPKPYGMVLIPRGSFTVGPNDQDVAWALNATAKTVSVESFWMDETEITNNEYRQFVNWVRDSIARELLGQQFEEFLIAEDENGNPIDPPFINWDERLEWDNEEYTEILEEMYLPAHERFFRNKEIDSRKLKYQYEWVDLQQAAKKSNRYNSETGEYEGLVDDYQGGRQSIEDRSSFIIKETLNIYPDTLAWIHDFTYSYNEPLAEQYFWHPSFDEYPVVGVSWKQARAFCRWRTEFHNSALRRNGKPDVPEYRLPTETEWEYAARGGISLNLYPWGGDYTRNEKGCFLANFKPLRGNYVDDGGLVTLPVGTYEPNGYGLYDMAGNVAEWTSAVYAESAYSFTHDMNPNYQYNALPSDPPALKRKVVRGGSWKDIGYYLQCATRTYEYQDTAKSYIGFRCVRTHLGK; encoded by the coding sequence ATGAATAAACTACTTACAACACTTTGTGTAATTGTTTTATTGTTCTTGTCCAGTTGTGGAAAAAACACTGGAAACGGAGAACTTATTGGTGCGGGTCAAAGAGGAAAATGGTTTGAACCAAAACCATATGGAATGGTATTAATTCCTCGCGGAAGCTTTACTGTCGGACCTAATGATCAGGATGTAGCATGGGCACTTAATGCTACTGCCAAGACCGTATCTGTTGAGTCTTTTTGGATGGACGAAACGGAAATTACGAATAATGAATACCGTCAGTTTGTAAATTGGGTTAGAGATTCAATTGCTCGCGAACTTTTAGGTCAACAATTTGAAGAATTTCTAATTGCAGAAGATGAAAATGGTAATCCTATCGACCCTCCTTTTATCAATTGGGATGAAAGATTAGAATGGGATAACGAAGAATACACTGAAATTCTAGAAGAGATGTATTTACCAGCTCATGAAAGATTTTTCAGAAATAAAGAAATTGATTCGCGTAAGTTAAAGTACCAATACGAATGGGTGGATTTGCAACAAGCTGCAAAAAAATCGAATCGTTACAATAGCGAAACAGGTGAATACGAAGGTTTGGTAGATGATTACCAAGGTGGACGTCAGAGTATAGAAGACAGATCCTCTTTCATCATTAAAGAAACATTGAATATTTATCCTGACACTTTAGCTTGGATTCACGATTTCACATATTCTTATAATGAGCCATTGGCTGAACAATATTTCTGGCACCCATCTTTCGATGAATATCCTGTTGTGGGCGTAAGTTGGAAGCAAGCTCGTGCTTTCTGTCGTTGGAGAACGGAATTTCACAATTCTGCTCTTCGAAGAAATGGAAAACCTGATGTTCCTGAATATCGTTTGCCAACAGAGACAGAGTGGGAATATGCAGCTCGTGGAGGTATTTCTTTGAACTTATACCCTTGGGGAGGAGATTATACTCGTAACGAGAAAGGGTGTTTCTTAGCTAATTTCAAACCATTACGAGGAAACTATGTAGACGATGGAGGTTTGGTTACTTTACCGGTTGGTACCTATGAACCTAATGGGTATGGACTTTACGATATGGCAGGTAATGTAGCGGAGTGGACTTCTGCGGTATATGCAGAATCTGCTTATAGCTTCACTCATGATATGAATCCAAATTATCAGTACAATGCTTTGCCAAGTGACCCTCCAGCTTTAAAAAGAAAAGTTGTTAGAGGTGGATCTTGGAAAGACATAGGATATTATTTACAATGTGCAACCAGAACATATGAATATCAGGACACTGCTAAATCTTATATTGGTTTCCGTTGTGTTAGAACTCATTTAGGTAAATAA
- a CDS encoding PorP/SprF family type IX secretion system membrane protein — MKKFIFFILLACSSLLAKAQQDPQFSQNMFNILSVNPAFAGSEEDILVSAINRQQWVGFDNAPVSTVVNVSTPISFMGADHGIGLTILSDKLGFEKNTAMRFSYAYQKKISTGSLNIGVSVGFQNNSLKGEWFVPTGDGFVSAEDDLGAGNIDDSKLVFDLGLGFYYHTNNFYVGTSVSHLNKPNIGYNETVETYLARHYYGMAGYRYELNESWEILPSIFYKTDAVVSQFDLNTNIRYNKRIWGGVSYRVDDAIVGMLGVLFNNGIQIGYAYDISTSKIAKGSHEFLLAYRFNTKLERRNQKYKSIRFL, encoded by the coding sequence ATGAAAAAATTTATTTTCTTCATATTATTGGCTTGCTCATCTTTACTAGCTAAAGCTCAGCAAGATCCACAGTTTAGTCAAAACATGTTCAACATTCTTTCTGTAAACCCTGCTTTTGCAGGATCTGAGGAAGATATTCTGGTGTCAGCAATTAATCGTCAACAATGGGTTGGATTCGATAATGCACCAGTTAGTACCGTTGTTAATGTAAGCACTCCTATATCATTTATGGGTGCTGATCATGGGATCGGTTTAACCATATTAAGTGACAAGTTAGGCTTTGAAAAGAATACTGCAATGCGTTTTAGTTATGCATATCAGAAAAAAATAAGTACAGGTTCTTTAAATATTGGAGTAAGTGTCGGGTTTCAGAACAATTCACTTAAAGGTGAATGGTTTGTGCCAACAGGAGACGGTTTTGTTAGTGCTGAAGATGATTTGGGAGCTGGAAATATTGATGACAGCAAACTTGTTTTTGATTTAGGATTGGGATTTTATTATCATACCAATAACTTTTATGTCGGAACATCCGTAAGTCATTTAAACAAACCAAATATTGGTTATAACGAAACTGTCGAAACTTATCTTGCACGTCATTATTATGGAATGGCAGGATATCGATACGAACTAAACGAATCGTGGGAAATTTTACCCTCGATATTTTATAAAACCGACGCTGTTGTATCTCAGTTTGATTTAAATACTAACATCAGATACAATAAAAGGATTTGGGGAGGCGTTTCATATAGGGTTGATGATGCCATTGTTGGAATGTTAGGAGTATTATTCAATAATGGAATTCAAATTGGATATGCTTATGATATTTCCACATCGAAGATTGCGAAGGGATCGCACGAGTTTTTATTGGCTTACCGATTTAATACTAAATTGGAACGTCGAAATCAAAAATATAAGAGTATTCGATTTTTGTAA
- the topA gene encoding type I DNA topoisomerase, producing the protein MVENLVIVESPAKAKTIEKFLGDSFLVKSSFGHIRDLDKKDFGIDIKNNFTPKYIVSTDKKKVVTELKKLAKEAETVWIASDEDREGEAIAWHLFEELKLKKEKTKRIVFHEITKDAILNAVENPRQIDDNLVNAQQARRILDRLVGFEISPVLWKKVKPSLSAGRVQSVAVRLIVEREREIISFESESFFKVIAQFTITDEKGVEKTLKAELPKRFSTKEETLDFLTSCKNAEYHIDDIVKKPSLRKPAAPFTTSTLQQEASRKLGFSVSQTMTVAQRLYEAGNITYMRTDSVNLSETALNTAKEEITRLHGADYVKIRKYSTKSKGAQEAHEAIRPTYLNKHKVEGESNEKRLYDLIWKRTIASQMSDAKLEKTNIKINISTNEEKFVATGEMIKFEGFLKVYLESTDDEEQKQEQSLLPQVNVGDKLESEFVKAVQNFTHRPPRFTEASLVKKLEDLGIGRPSTYAPTITTVQNRGYVVKESRDGVQRQYEVLNLIDDAIEEETLIQNTGAENKKLFPSDIGMVVTDFLIKHFSNIMNYNFTAEVEKEFDEIAVGKMVWQEMIGKFYHPFHANVEKTLEESERETGERILGNDPKTGKVILVRIGRYGPMAQLGESAEGDEEKPKFASLRTGQHLETITLEEAIDLFKLPRDLGLYEDKKVVVAIGRFGPYVRHDGKFASLHKDVDDPMTIDLERAIVLVEEKREKDRLKHIKSFEEDAELQILNGRWGPYISYQKENYRLAKDIEDPKTLSYEDCLKIIKSAPKKKTSKVAKKAPAKKKAPAKKKATTTKKKTTTAKKKTSTAKK; encoded by the coding sequence ATGGTAGAGAATTTAGTTATTGTTGAGTCCCCTGCAAAGGCAAAAACAATTGAAAAGTTTTTAGGTGATAGTTTTCTTGTAAAGTCCAGTTTTGGACATATTAGAGATCTTGATAAGAAAGATTTTGGTATTGATATCAAAAACAACTTTACACCTAAATATATTGTTTCGACGGACAAAAAAAAGGTTGTAACTGAACTGAAGAAGTTGGCGAAAGAAGCAGAGACAGTATGGATCGCTTCCGATGAGGACCGCGAGGGAGAGGCTATTGCCTGGCACTTGTTTGAGGAACTTAAATTAAAGAAAGAGAAAACAAAACGTATTGTTTTTCACGAGATTACCAAAGATGCAATTCTGAATGCGGTAGAAAATCCACGTCAGATTGATGATAATTTGGTTAATGCGCAGCAGGCAAGACGAATTCTTGACAGATTGGTTGGTTTTGAAATTTCCCCGGTGTTGTGGAAAAAAGTGAAGCCATCATTGTCAGCAGGTCGTGTTCAATCTGTAGCAGTACGATTAATTGTTGAAAGAGAAAGAGAAATTATTTCTTTCGAGTCTGAGTCTTTCTTTAAAGTTATTGCTCAATTTACTATTACTGATGAAAAAGGAGTTGAAAAAACTTTAAAGGCCGAACTTCCAAAACGATTTTCGACAAAAGAAGAAACTCTTGATTTCCTTACTAGTTGTAAGAATGCAGAATATCATATTGATGATATCGTAAAGAAACCATCTTTAAGAAAACCAGCTGCACCTTTTACAACATCAACACTACAGCAGGAAGCCAGTCGTAAGTTAGGTTTCTCTGTTTCTCAAACCATGACAGTAGCTCAGCGTTTGTACGAGGCGGGAAATATTACTTATATGAGAACAGACTCGGTAAATCTATCTGAGACTGCATTGAATACGGCTAAAGAAGAAATTACACGTTTGCATGGTGCTGACTATGTGAAAATCAGAAAATACAGTACGAAGAGTAAGGGTGCGCAGGAAGCTCACGAGGCCATTCGCCCTACATATCTTAATAAGCACAAAGTAGAGGGTGAATCGAATGAGAAGCGTCTTTACGATTTGATTTGGAAACGTACGATTGCTTCACAAATGAGTGATGCAAAGCTTGAGAAAACGAATATCAAAATTAATATTTCAACCAACGAGGAAAAATTCGTTGCAACTGGTGAGATGATTAAGTTTGAAGGTTTTCTTAAAGTTTACTTAGAATCAACTGACGACGAAGAACAGAAGCAAGAGCAATCTCTTCTTCCGCAAGTTAATGTTGGTGATAAATTGGAAAGCGAGTTTGTTAAGGCGGTTCAAAACTTTACACATCGTCCACCACGATTTACTGAGGCAAGTTTAGTAAAGAAGTTGGAAGACTTGGGCATTGGACGTCCATCAACATACGCACCAACTATTACAACGGTTCAAAATCGAGGTTATGTGGTTAAAGAATCGCGTGATGGTGTTCAACGTCAGTACGAAGTTCTTAATTTGATTGATGATGCTATCGAAGAAGAGACTTTAATACAAAATACAGGAGCTGAAAACAAAAAACTATTTCCATCGGACATTGGAATGGTTGTTACAGATTTCTTAATAAAGCATTTCTCAAATATCATGAATTACAATTTTACTGCTGAAGTAGAAAAGGAATTTGATGAGATTGCAGTTGGTAAAATGGTATGGCAAGAAATGATTGGTAAATTTTACCATCCGTTCCATGCCAACGTTGAGAAAACACTCGAAGAGTCTGAAAGAGAGACAGGTGAGAGGATTTTAGGCAACGATCCTAAAACAGGAAAAGTTATTCTTGTACGTATTGGTCGTTACGGTCCAATGGCTCAGCTTGGAGAAAGTGCCGAAGGGGATGAAGAGAAACCTAAATTTGCCAGCTTAAGAACAGGACAGCATCTTGAAACTATTACGCTGGAGGAAGCAATAGATTTATTTAAGTTACCAAGAGATCTAGGTCTTTATGAAGATAAGAAAGTTGTGGTTGCGATTGGTCGATTTGGACCTTATGTCCGTCATGACGGTAAATTTGCATCCTTACACAAAGATGTTGATGATCCGATGACCATTGATTTGGAGCGTGCTATTGTGTTGGTTGAAGAGAAGCGTGAAAAGGATCGTTTGAAACATATTAAATCATTTGAAGAGGATGCTGAGCTTCAGATTCTGAATGGGCGTTGGGGACCATATATATCTTATCAAAAAGAAAATTACAGATTGGCTAAGGATATTGAAGATCCTAAGACACTCAGCTATGAAGATTGCCTAAAGATAATTAAGTCAGCACCTAAAAAGAAGACTAGTAAAGTTGCTAAAAAAGCACCTGCGAAGAAAAAAGCACCAGCTAAAAAGAAAGCAACAACAACTAAAAAGAAGACAACAACAGCCAAAAAGAAAACAAGCACGGCTAAAAAATAA
- a CDS encoding transglycosylase domain-containing protein, giving the protein MLENNTELNSNLEQEPKSQLQRFKKALIIFWAIFVIGVLGAVLFFAGVSNGTFGFMPSFEELENPKSSLATEVYTSDGSLLGKFYFQNRSFVKYDELSPFLVDALIATEDVRFKDHSGIDVRGLGRVAKGLVTGNRNAGGGSTISQQLAKMLFPRESFSQKLDIVFRKFREWVISVKLERSYTKEEIMTMYFNKFDFLNLAVGIKSASNVYFNTTPDSLKIHEAAMLVGMAKNPSYFNPLRRAELTLNRRNVVLSQMVKYDYLTKIEYDSLKNLPLGIDFQRVDHKRGMAPYFREYLRMSLTAKKPERKNYASWNVQRFKRDSLEWKNNPFFGWCNKNKKADGEPYNIYKDGLKIYTTIDSRMQKYAEEAVKEHLGLEFTKGV; this is encoded by the coding sequence ATGTTAGAAAACAATACTGAGTTAAACTCAAATTTAGAACAAGAACCGAAATCACAATTGCAGCGCTTTAAAAAAGCGTTAATTATATTCTGGGCAATTTTTGTGATTGGTGTTTTAGGAGCTGTATTATTTTTCGCTGGAGTTTCGAATGGAACTTTTGGTTTTATGCCCTCTTTTGAAGAGTTGGAGAATCCGAAAAGTAGTTTGGCTACAGAAGTTTATACTTCAGATGGAAGTTTACTTGGAAAGTTTTATTTTCAAAATAGGTCATTTGTAAAGTATGATGAATTATCTCCTTTTTTGGTTGATGCATTGATTGCAACTGAGGATGTTCGATTCAAAGATCATTCAGGTATTGATGTTCGTGGATTGGGTCGTGTTGCCAAAGGTTTGGTTACAGGAAATCGAAATGCTGGTGGAGGTAGTACTATTTCACAACAATTAGCAAAAATGCTTTTCCCGAGAGAAAGCTTTAGTCAAAAATTGGATATCGTTTTCCGGAAGTTCAGGGAATGGGTAATTTCTGTTAAGCTGGAGCGTAGCTATACCAAAGAGGAAATCATGACAATGTATTTTAACAAGTTTGATTTCTTAAATCTAGCGGTAGGAATTAAATCGGCATCAAATGTTTATTTTAATACTACACCTGATTCTCTAAAAATTCACGAAGCCGCTATGCTTGTTGGTATGGCAAAAAATCCGTCGTATTTTAATCCATTAAGGAGAGCAGAATTAACTTTGAACAGAAGAAATGTGGTTTTGTCACAAATGGTTAAGTATGATTATTTAACTAAAATAGAGTATGATTCCTTAAAAAATCTTCCTTTGGGAATTGATTTTCAAAGAGTAGATCACAAAAGGGGAATGGCTCCTTATTTTAGAGAGTATCTTCGGATGTCGTTAACAGCTAAAAAGCCTGAGCGTAAAAATTATGCATCATGGAATGTACAGCGGTTTAAACGAGATTCATTAGAATGGAAGAATAATCCATTTTTTGGATGGTGCAATAAAAATAAGAAAGCAGACGGGGAACCATACAATATATATAAAGATGGTCTGAAGATATACACAACCATTGACTCGCGTATGCAAAAGTATGCTGAAGAAGCCGTAAAAGAGCACCTAGGTCTTGAATTTACAAAAGGCGTTTGA